The following proteins are co-located in the Silene latifolia isolate original U9 population chromosome 1, ASM4854445v1, whole genome shotgun sequence genome:
- the LOC141655597 gene encoding uncharacterized protein LOC141655597: MTNAEIVPSQTTTSISVLQVENPGSNITQVAFTGPNYDEWSRAFRLALLAKDKLGYIDGSIIKPSESAADFKTWRSTNALVTAWIFNSMEYEIRRSISHRPEARLVWTNIKQRFCQGNDARVYRLQTEIMACRQSPTESLMAYYGRITSLWDDLMEHDPIPSCSCKTCPCDWVSIFESRREKHRVRDFLIGLDDRFDNARSQILGTDPLPNLNLVYNRLLQEEGVRSFSTNKNESRPDPMAFAARVNRGSQSAGGGGNRGSKSDRNNNPNRPYCIACLKHGHYLRTCYLVTGNFPDWWGDRPRDRIQIDPNATDMS, encoded by the coding sequence ATGACAAACGCAGAGATCGTTCCTTCACAAACCACCACATCTATCTCCGTCCTTCAAGTCGAAAATCCGGGAAGTAATATTACACAGGTTGCTTTCACCGGGCCTAATTATGACGAATGGTCTCGCGCCTTTCGTCTTGCTCTCCTTGCTAAGGATAAACTAGGGTATATTGATGGCTCCATTATCAAACCCTCGGAATCCGCGGCAGATTTCAAGACATGGCGTTCTACCAATGCACTAGTTACTGCTTGGATCTTTAACTCTATGGAATACGAAATCCGTCGCTCTATTTCGCATCGCCCGGAAGCACGCCTAGTCTGGACAAACATCAAGCAAAGATTCTGCCAAGGGAATGATGCTCGGGTTTATCGTCTTCAGACAGAAATCATGGCCTGTCGACAGTCCCCAACAGAGTCTCTCATGGCCTATTATGGTCGTATCACAAGTCTATGGGATGATCTCATGGAACATGATCCTATACCTTCTTGTTCGTGCAAAACGTGCCCTTGTGACTGGGTGAGTATCTTCGAATCTCGTCGTGAGAAACACCGGGTACGTGATTTTTTAATTGGCTTAGATGACCGATTTGATAATGCGCGTTCTCAAATTCTCGGCACTGACCCACTTCCCAATCTTAATCTTGTATACAATAGACTCCTTCAAGAGGAAGGAGTCCGTTCCTTCTCGACTAATAAGAATGAATCTCGACCAGACCCAATGGCCTTTGCTGCTCGCGTAAATCGTGGGTCTCAATCTGCTGGGGGTGGGGGTAATCGTGGCTCTAAGTCTGACCGTAACAATAACCCCAATCGCCCATATTGTATTGCTTGTCTAAAACACGGTCACTATCTTCGCACCTGTTACTTGGTCACGGGAAATTTCCCCGACTGGTGGGGTGATCGCCCCCGAGACCGTATACAAATTGACCCCAATGCTACTGATATGAGTTAA